The Gemmatimonadaceae bacterium region TCGAACGTCACCGATGGCATTTTGCCGGCCCCGCGCTCCACGCCGAGAACGGTCGCGCCCCGCCTGACGTCCGCGCCCGACGCAACGGCCCGTCCGATGACGGCTTCCTGGAGCGCCGGGTGGAAGATGTTGAGCATCGAATCGCCGCCCGGCGTCGTGGAGCGCATGTCGCGGATCGGTAAGGGTTGCCCCATCGAGTACTGACACCAGTTTGGTGCGAGGTGTCCTCCCGCGGCGATGAGGTCGTCGTAGAGGCCGAGGCGCTTGGCGGCGGCGACGCCCCACGCCAGCATGTTTTCGCCGCGAACTCGATCCTTGAATCGCGTCTCTCGCTCGAGCACGAGAACCGACCGGCCGGCCCGGGCGAGTTGGTCCGCGAACGCGGATCCGCCAAAACCGCCGCCGACCACGACCGCGTCGTATGTCATCGCTCCTCCGGGGTGGAACCGCTGACGAAGCTCAGTCGGTCAGCGACGCAAAACGTTACGACGACGCGAGAGGTTCCGGATTGGTTCGCGCGCTTCTTGCGCAGCGCCGAGACTGTTCGGAGGGGGGAGGGGGAGGGGGACCGCGATGCGCCCAGAGGGACTCGAACCCCCAACCTTCTGATCCGAAGTCAGATGCTCTATCCAATTGAGCTATGGGCGCAGACGTCCTGAACGGAGAATTCCGCCGGAATTCTCCGTCGAGGAACGATCGGTAAACTGGCGGAGCGAAGCCGAGTTGACAAGTCGCCGTTTCAACCCATAAGTTTAACGGCTTGCTTCACTTATCAGGCGCTCAAACGCCGCAAAGGGGGGAGAGTCAGTTTGTCGGAAGTCATCATCCACGACGATGAAAATTTCGAGCGGGCACTCAAGCGCTTCAAGAAGAAGTGCGAAAAGGCCGGCATCTTGTCGGACCTGAGGAAGCACCGCCACTACGAAAAGCCGAGCGAACGTCGGAAGCGAAAGCTCAACGCCGCGATCCGGAAGAACCGTCGCACGCGCCACGGCTAAATGGGCGCGGCACTACTCGCGCGTCTGCAAGGCGATCTGACCGCCGCCCGAAAGGCGCAGGACAAGGCGCAGGTCCTGTTGCTGGGCACCATCCTCGCCGACGCGAGGAATCGCGAGATCGAGCTCAAGCGAGACCTCACCGACGACGACGTCGTCGATGTGGTGCGCCGAGGCGTCAAGAAGCGGCGCGAGTCGGTGGACATGTACGACAAGGGCGGGCGTACCGACTTAGCGGCGATTGAACGGGCCGAACTGGATCTGCTCGCCAAGTACCTTCCCGTGGCCGTCGACGACACGGAGATCCGCGCCGCGGTCGTCGCCGCGATCGAAGGCGGCGCGGCCAACGTCGGCGCGGTGATGGGCAAGGTGATGGGCCAGTTCAAGGGACGCGCCGAGGGCAGCGTGATCAACACCATCGTGCGCGAAGAGCTGGCGGCACGAGCGTCCCGCACGAGCTGAGGCGCAGGCCCCGCACGCTCTCGTTCGCGCGTCAGTGAGGAAGCATCTGCCGTGAACGCGCACGCGCTGAACATTCTCGAGCTCCCGCGCGTCCTCGACGTCGTCGCCGGTTCCGCGAC contains the following coding sequences:
- the rpsU gene encoding 30S ribosomal protein S21 translates to MSEVIIHDDENFERALKRFKKKCEKAGILSDLRKHRHYEKPSERRKRKLNAAIRKNRRTRHG
- a CDS encoding GatB/YqeY domain-containing protein, which produces MGAALLARLQGDLTAARKAQDKAQVLLLGTILADARNREIELKRDLTDDDVVDVVRRGVKKRRESVDMYDKGGRTDLAAIERAELDLLAKYLPVAVDDTEIRAAVVAAIEGGAANVGAVMGKVMGQFKGRAEGSVINTIVREELAARASRTS